In the Daphnia pulicaria isolate SC F1-1A chromosome 2, SC_F0-13Bv2, whole genome shotgun sequence genome, one interval contains:
- the LOC124326380 gene encoding galactosylgalactosylxylosylprotein 3-beta-glucuronosyltransferase S-like, producing the protein MWGWPNVRSKPGAFFYVLLLGLAGFVYNYNSNSNLLTILNQSEETELPVIYVITPTYRRLVQLAELTQLAQTLSQVPSVHWIVVEDSEELSSGVTHLLQRFDAIPHTHLHGRMPELFRGNASSTPYTSRPRGASNRNRALHWIRENVQSGVVYFADDDNTYDLRLFHEMRHTKKVSMWPVGLIGIYGVSSPVVDPDTGHVKEFFDGWVGDRTYAVDMASFAINVQLLHQNPDAMMPYRAGYQEDFFLKSLNLTLEDIEPRANNCTQILVWHTQNANYKSVPSFALKSRFERTNVQQLRSQTLNLLPVA; encoded by the exons ATG tgGGGATGGCCGAATGTCCGTTCTAAACCTGGCGCCTTCTTCTACGTACTTTTGCTGGGCTTGGCCGGATTCGTTTACAACTACAATTCCAACAGCAACTTGCTGACCATTTTGAACCAGTCTGAGGAAACTGAGTTGCCCGTCATTTACGTCATCACGCCAACGTACCGCCGTCTGGTCCAATTGGCCGAGTTGACTCAACTGGCCCAAACGCTTTCGCAGGTCCCTTCCGTCCACTGGATCGTGGTGGAAGACAGTGAAGAGCTTTCATCCGGAGTCACTCATCTCCTCCAGCGGTTCGACGCCATCCCCCACACTCACCTGCACG GTCGGATGCCGGAACTGTTCCGGGGCAATGCCTCGAGTACACCGTACACGTCGAGGCCTCGCGGGGCGTCTAACCGCAACCGGGCGCTCCACTGGATCCGCGAGAACGTCCAGTCGGGCGTCGTTTACTTTGCAGACGACGACAACACGTACGACCTGCGCCTCTTCCACGAGATGCGTCACACCAAGAAAGTCTCCATGTGGCCGGTGGGATTGATTGGGATTTACGGCGTCAGCTCGCCCGTCGTCGATCCCGACACTGGGCACGTCAAGGAATTTTTCGACGGATGGGTCGGAGATCGAACCTACGCCGTCGACATGGCCTCGTTTGCCATCAACGTCCAGTTGCTTCATCAG AATCCTGACGCAATGATGCCTTACCGGGCCGGATACCAGGAAGATTTCTTCCTcaaaagtttgaatttgactttggaGGATATTGAACCCAGAGCTAACAATTGCACCCAG ATTTTAGTCTGGCACACCCAAAATGCCAACTACAAATCAGTGCCGTCCTTTGCCCTCAAGAGCCGCTTCGAGAGGACCAACGTACAACAACTTCGCTCACAAACTCTCAATCTCCTTCCCGTTGCCTAA
- the LOC124326267 gene encoding lactosylceramide 4-alpha-galactosyltransferase-like: protein MVRIDLLLPRRPSRLTFNFSRIARIKMFRLAHCVRLFLCAVVIISVASILFIHHGNDLDQEEIDAKLRQFAPGQIGELCREDGGGEKRIIFIETSGEKCLRPRQACAVESAARTNPDMSIYLYMATERPPGNPEADKGEGLQRDCKTMEVLESLANVYVMRSDLPKHLVDTPLESLYFGGKLKGSDYAFQHLSDALRVALLYKHGGIYLDLDVVVLRSLRCLRNTAGHTFILGESSIENGFMAFDRGHKLLKFFMRWMQRSYKPNERSVIGPNGLSRAFQMLCNHPSKVISDSVYDFKCHDGVEIRLHNKTAFHPITYFEQNRFYEENFDEEELDTFSQSYSVHVYGSGHGAHVPQTSLFAFMANQFCPSTYQFHLQGLYVF from the exons ATGGTCAGAATTGATCTGCTGTTGCCTCGTCGTCCGAGTCGATTGACTTTCAATTTCAGCAGGATCGCCAGGATTAAAATGTTCCGTTTGGCTCATTGCGTCCGGTTGTTTCTCTGCGCTGTCGTCATCATCTCCGTCGCTTCCATCCTCTTCATCCATCACGGCAACGATTTAGACCAAGAAGAAATCGACGCCAAATTGA GGCAATTTGCTCCGGGACAAATTGGCGAATTGTGCCGGGAGGACGGCGGAGGAGAAAAGCGGATCATTTTCATCGAAACTTCCGGCGAAAAATGTTTGAGACCCCGCCAGGCCTGCGCTGTCGAGTCGGCGGCCAGGACCAACCCGGACATGAGCATCTACCTGTACATGGCGACGGAACGGCCTCCGGGCAATCCGGAAGCCGATAAAGGTGAAGGATTACAGCGCGACTGCAAAACGATGGAAGTGCTGGAATCGCTGGCCAACGTCTACGTCATGCGGAGTGACTTGCCCAAACATTTGGTCGACACTCCGCTGGAGTCGCTCTACTTTGGCGGCAAATTAAAAGGCAGCGACTACGCCTTCCAGCACCTGAGCGACGCCCTGCGGGTGGCCCTGCTCTACAAGCACGGAGGCATCTACCTGGACCTGGACGTGGTGGTCCTGCGCTCTCTGCGCTGTTTGAGGAACACGGCCGGCCACACGTTCATCCTGGGCGAGTCGTCGATCGAAAACGGATTCATGGCCTTTGATCGAGGCCACAAGCTCCTGAAATTCTTTATGCGCTGGATGCAGCGGTCGTACAAGCCCAATGAGCGGTCCGTCATTGGTCCCAACGGGTTGAGCCGGGCCTTCCAGATGCTGTGCAACCATCCGTCCAAAGTCATCAGCGATTCCGTCTACGATTTCAAGTGCCACGACGGTGTGGAGATTCGATTGCACAACAAGACGGCCTTCCACCCCATCACCTATTTCGAGCAGAATCGATTCTACGAGGAGAATTTCGACGAGGAGGAACTGGACACGTTCAGTCAGAGTTATTCGGTTCATGTGTACGGGTCGGGACACGGGGCCCATGTACCCCAAACGAGTCTCTTTGCTTTCATGGCCAACCAGTTTTGCCCGTCGACCTATCAGTTTCACTTGCAGGGTCTCTACGTtttctaa
- the LOC124326243 gene encoding lactosylceramide 4-alpha-galactosyltransferase-like isoform X2 — MWILQQQKWRQHPLVSSAISYIRRSSVFFCSLYFSFILTGFLINIITKKLSTFASDPAGKILAPAFRIGTIGELCESHSPLTEKTIIFIETSGGNCLRPRQACAIESAARTNPDMKIRVHMATSPPPGNPELDGGYGLDGNCQSMDVLNRLDNVQIIREDLTQHLLGTPLEALLRGGKFEKSKFSFQHLSDVVRIAMLHKSGGIYLDLDVVVLRSLGCLRNTAGEVRSPEYKAGIENGVLIFDKGHELLNQYMGLMEREYDPLGRESIGPLAFIKAARDFCGFDVCEGCNFGQLWVCRNNWNITVLYPEAFYPIPFRNRERFYEPNFPLTELDNLQTSYVVHVYGAGHGAQVAPSSLYGFLAQRFCPAVYGASHSKSRNKLKF, encoded by the exons ATGTGGATCTTGCAACAGCAGAAATGGCGCCAGCATCCGCTCGTATCCAGCGCCATTTCCTACATCCGCCGCTCATCCGTTTTCTTCTGTTCTCTCTACTTTAGTTTCATCCTCACCGGATTCCTCATCAACATTATCACAA AAAAGTTATCAACATTTGCTAGCGATCCAGCCGGAAAAATATTAGCTCCAGCATTCCGGATTGGAACAATTGGGGAACTCTGCGAATCACATTCGCCGCTCACTGAAAAGACCATCATCTTTATCGAAACATCCGGCGGAAATTGCCTACGACCCCGCCAGGCCTGCGCCATCGAATCGGCCGCCAGGACCAATCCGGACATGAAGATCCGGGTCCACATGGCCACCAGTCCCCCACCCGGAAATCCGGAACTCGATGGCGGATACGGACTCGATGGAAATTGCCAGTCGATGGACGTTTTAAATCGACTGGACAACGTCCAAATCATCCGCGAAGATTTGACTCAACACCTTCTGGGAACTCCGCTAGAGGCGCTGCTGCGCGGcggcaaatttgaaaagagcAAATTCAGTTTCCAACATCTGAGCGACGTCGTGCGGATCGCCATGCTCCACAAATCGGGCGGCATCTACCTGGACCTGGACGTCGTCGTCCTGCGCTCCCTCGGCTGCCTGAGGAACACGGCCGGCGAGGTCCGTTCGCCCGAATACAAGGCCGGCATCGAGAACGGCGTCTTGATTTTCGACAAGGGCCACGAATTGCTCAATCAATACATGGGGCTGATGGAGCGGGAATACGATCCCCTGGGCAGGGAATCCATCGGTCCACTCGCATTCATAAAAGCCGCCAGGGATTTTTGTGGATTTGACGTTTGCGAGGGCTGCAATTTCGGCCAGCTGTGGGTCTGCCGTAATAACTGGAACATTACCGTCCTGTACCCCGAGGCTTTTTATCCGATCCCGTTTCGAAACAGGGAACGATTTTACGAGCCCAATTTCCCTCTGACTGAGCTGGACAATCTGCAGACGAGTTACGTCGTCCACGTTTACGGAGCCGGGCACGGGGCCCAAGTGGCTCCGTCCAGCCTCTACGGTTTCCTGGCTCAACGATTCTGTCCGGCCGTTTACGGGGCCAGTCATTCCAAATCTCGAAATAAACTGAAATTCTAA